One segment of Streptomyces sp. NBC_00576 DNA contains the following:
- a CDS encoding DUF397 domain-containing protein, with amino-acid sequence MRSIDLSAVVWRKSSYSNTDGGQCLEVADSLSLVPVRDSKTPDAPALILRATAWTPFVTAVRRDELPAC; translated from the coding sequence ATGCGATCCATCGACCTGAGCGCAGTCGTGTGGCGCAAGAGCAGCTACAGCAACACCGACGGCGGCCAGTGCCTCGAAGTCGCCGACAGCCTCTCCCTCGTCCCCGTCCGCGACTCCAAGACCCCCGACGCCCCCGCCCTCATACTCCGGGCCACCGCCTGGACCCCCTTCGTCACCGCCGTACGCCGCGACGAACTCCCCGCCTGCTGA
- a CDS encoding oligopeptide:H+ symporter, with protein MASSLTKESLTPGPPGSPRSFFGHPRGLATLFMTEMWERFSYYGMRALLPLYLIAPSGLHLSATAATAIGSVYVSLVYLLALPGGWFGDRVWGPRRTVAVAGGIIMLGHLTLALPTAGTFYAGLGLVAVGSGLLKANISTMVGHLYDGPDDPRRDGGFTVFYMGINAGAFAAPLVIGTVGEKVNWHLGFALAALGMALGLTQFLLGSRHLDARSSVVPTPLSAAEKSATLRKAASWAGVAAVFYALVGFSGHYTLNWVMVPLILLGLIVPVVVLGRIKRDKDLSASEQSSMSAYIWFFVAAAVFWMIYDQGATTLSIFADQNAENTVLGWEFPVSWYQSVNPVLIMALAPVFAWFWLALNRRGNEPSTIVKFSSGLVLVGVSFFLFLAPLSIAGGGHKAAAMWIVAIYFVQTVGELTLSPVGLSVTTKMAPAKYASQMMGVWFLAVTAGDATTGLLSVAGVNLDRMGVVALEAVLAVVAGAAVWAYRGRVKALMGSVN; from the coding sequence ATGGCGTCCAGCCTGACGAAGGAATCCCTGACACCGGGTCCCCCCGGTTCCCCGCGGTCCTTCTTCGGCCACCCCCGTGGACTGGCCACTCTCTTCATGACCGAGATGTGGGAGAGGTTCTCCTACTACGGCATGCGAGCCCTGCTCCCGCTGTACCTGATCGCGCCGAGCGGACTGCACCTCAGCGCGACGGCCGCGACCGCGATCGGCTCCGTCTACGTCTCGCTCGTCTATCTGCTCGCCCTGCCGGGCGGCTGGTTCGGCGACCGCGTCTGGGGCCCCCGCAGGACCGTCGCCGTGGCCGGCGGCATCATCATGCTCGGCCATCTGACCCTGGCCCTGCCGACGGCGGGCACCTTCTACGCGGGCCTCGGCCTCGTGGCAGTCGGCTCGGGCCTGCTGAAGGCCAACATCTCCACCATGGTCGGCCACCTGTACGACGGCCCGGACGACCCGCGCCGCGACGGCGGCTTCACCGTCTTCTACATGGGCATCAACGCCGGCGCGTTCGCCGCGCCGCTGGTGATCGGCACGGTCGGCGAGAAGGTCAACTGGCACCTCGGCTTCGCCCTCGCCGCGCTCGGTATGGCGCTCGGCCTCACCCAGTTCCTGCTGGGCAGCCGGCACCTGGACGCGCGTTCGAGCGTCGTCCCTACCCCGCTGTCCGCCGCGGAGAAGTCCGCGACGCTGCGCAAGGCGGCGAGCTGGGCGGGCGTCGCGGCCGTCTTCTACGCGCTCGTCGGCTTCTCGGGCCACTACACGCTGAACTGGGTCATGGTTCCGCTGATCCTGCTCGGGCTGATCGTGCCGGTGGTCGTGCTGGGGCGGATCAAGCGCGACAAGGATCTCAGCGCATCCGAGCAGTCGTCGATGTCGGCGTACATCTGGTTCTTCGTCGCCGCGGCCGTCTTCTGGATGATCTACGACCAGGGCGCCACGACCCTGTCGATCTTCGCCGACCAGAACGCCGAGAACACCGTCCTCGGCTGGGAGTTCCCGGTCTCCTGGTACCAGTCGGTGAACCCGGTGCTGATCATGGCACTGGCCCCGGTCTTCGCCTGGTTCTGGCTGGCTCTGAACCGGCGCGGCAACGAGCCGAGCACGATCGTGAAGTTCTCGTCGGGCCTGGTCCTGGTCGGCGTCTCGTTCTTCCTCTTCCTGGCCCCGCTGTCGATCGCCGGGGGCGGTCACAAGGCTGCGGCGATGTGGATCGTGGCGATCTACTTCGTCCAGACGGTCGGTGAACTGACCCTCTCCCCGGTCGGGTTGTCGGTCACCACGAAGATGGCGCCGGCGAAGTACGCCTCCCAGATGATGGGCGTCTGGTTCCTGGCGGTCACGGCGGGCGACGCGACGACGGGCCTGCTCTCCGTCGCGGGCGTCAACCTCGACCGTATGGGCGTGGTGGCGCTGGAGGCGGTGCTCGCGGTGGTGGCGGGCGCGGCGGTGTGGGCGTACCGGGGCAGGGTGAAGGCTCTGATGGGAAGCGTCAACTGA
- a CDS encoding helix-turn-helix domain-containing protein, giving the protein MSQRRTVTGLSRQPRARFAEELKALREVNGDSLRQLGEKVGWDFSLFGKMENGHTLGSAEVVQALDQYFGTGKLLVTLWELALGDKAEFKEQYRAYMCLEAEALSLWHFGLSSIPGVLQTRGYTTEVLAAGGIKGEELTRQVEARLDRGEMLAAEDAPRFRTILYESVLRLVLRDPGAWREQLEHLVGMSERPNVTVQVLPFSAGPFGLMNTDAMFLGLSDGRVVAYTENDLHGELIEGGGQIERLQSAYDPMRDLALSPAESRKFIREMLEEARCDPST; this is encoded by the coding sequence ATGTCGCAACGGCGCACCGTGACGGGCCTCAGTCGGCAGCCGCGGGCCCGGTTCGCCGAGGAGCTGAAGGCGTTGCGGGAGGTGAACGGGGACAGTCTGCGGCAGTTGGGCGAGAAGGTGGGCTGGGACTTCTCGCTGTTCGGGAAGATGGAGAACGGCCACACGCTGGGCAGCGCCGAAGTGGTGCAGGCGCTCGACCAGTACTTCGGTACGGGGAAACTTCTGGTGACGTTGTGGGAGCTGGCGTTGGGGGACAAGGCCGAGTTCAAGGAGCAGTACCGCGCGTACATGTGCTTGGAGGCCGAGGCACTCAGCCTGTGGCACTTCGGGTTGAGCAGCATCCCCGGTGTCCTGCAGACACGTGGGTACACGACCGAGGTCCTCGCGGCGGGCGGCATCAAGGGCGAGGAGCTGACCCGGCAGGTCGAGGCACGCCTCGACCGTGGCGAGATGCTGGCTGCGGAGGATGCGCCGCGATTCCGTACGATTCTGTACGAATCGGTGCTGCGGTTGGTGCTACGTGATCCGGGGGCCTGGCGGGAACAGTTGGAGCATCTGGTGGGGATGTCCGAGCGCCCCAACGTGACCGTGCAGGTGCTGCCGTTCAGTGCAGGACCGTTCGGGCTGATGAACACCGACGCGATGTTCCTGGGCCTGTCCGACGGCCGCGTTGTGGCTTACACGGAGAACGACCTCCACGGTGAACTCATCGAAGGGGGAGGCCAGATCGAGCGCCTGCAATCTGCTTACGATCCGATGCGCGACCTGGCGTTGTCCCCCGCCGAGTCGCGGAAGTTCATCAGGGAGATGCTGGAGGAGGCACGATGCGATCCATCGACCTGA
- a CDS encoding response regulator transcription factor, with the protein MTRVLLAEDDASISEPLARALRREGYEVEVREDGPTALDAGTQGGIDLVVLDLGLPGMDGLEVARRLRAEGLTVPILILTARADEVDTVVGLDAGADDYVTKPFRLAELLARVRALLRRGAAEPQQPPATHGVRIDVESHRAWMGDEELQLTAKEFDLLRVLVRDAGRVVTRDQLMREVWDTTWWSSTKTLDMHISWLRKKLGDDAANPRYIATVRGVGFRFEKS; encoded by the coding sequence ATGACCCGTGTACTGCTCGCTGAGGACGACGCGTCCATCTCGGAGCCGCTGGCCCGCGCTCTGCGCCGGGAAGGTTACGAGGTCGAGGTGCGCGAGGACGGCCCGACCGCGCTCGACGCCGGCACCCAGGGCGGTATCGACCTGGTCGTACTCGACCTGGGACTGCCCGGCATGGACGGCCTCGAAGTGGCCCGTCGGCTGCGTGCCGAGGGCCTGACCGTGCCGATCCTCATCCTGACCGCGCGCGCCGACGAGGTGGACACCGTCGTCGGCCTCGACGCGGGCGCCGACGACTACGTCACCAAGCCCTTCCGGCTCGCCGAACTGCTCGCCCGCGTCCGGGCCCTGCTGCGGCGCGGCGCCGCCGAGCCGCAGCAGCCGCCCGCCACGCACGGCGTGCGCATCGACGTCGAGTCGCACCGGGCGTGGATGGGTGACGAGGAACTCCAGCTCACGGCGAAGGAGTTCGACCTGCTGCGGGTCCTTGTGCGGGACGCGGGGCGGGTGGTGACCCGCGACCAGTTGATGCGGGAGGTTTGGGACACGACGTGGTGGTCGTCGACCAAGACGCTCGACATGCATATTTCGTGGCTGCGGAAGAAGTTGGGCGACGATGCGGCGAACCCTCGGTACATCGCTACTGTCCGGGGCGTCGGATTCCGGTTCGAGAAGAGTTAG
- a CDS encoding NmrA/HSCARG family protein, giving the protein MTQTIYQPVIAVTGATGAQGGATARALLRHGSRVRALTRRPSSTAAEELRGLGAEVAYADFDDRAGLDAALAGADALFTMSTLHRGDAESVADAEVRQAISLLDAAAASGTVRHIVFTSAANADRGTGIPHFETKHRVELRLRSLGIPWTVIAPGVFMDNYTSEWTLSGLREGRFALPLPADLRLPFIPAADIGAFAALVLRRPEEFAGRRIDIASDRLTCTEIAETLSAVCGRPIEFTPVPLAQIEAHSADLAAMFRYFAATGLDVDVEGLRRDHPEVGWQTFAEWAGAQHWDLASPEARLGS; this is encoded by the coding sequence ATGACGCAGACAATTTATCAGCCCGTCATCGCTGTCACCGGCGCGACCGGCGCCCAGGGCGGCGCCACCGCGCGGGCCCTGCTCCGCCACGGGTCACGGGTCCGCGCGCTGACCCGTCGCCCGTCGTCCACGGCCGCCGAGGAGTTGCGCGGGCTCGGCGCGGAGGTGGCGTACGCCGACTTCGACGACCGGGCCGGCCTGGATGCCGCGCTCGCCGGCGCCGACGCGCTGTTCACCATGTCCACGCTCCACCGCGGCGACGCCGAGAGCGTCGCCGACGCCGAAGTGCGGCAGGCGATCTCGCTCCTCGACGCCGCCGCCGCGAGCGGAACCGTCCGGCACATCGTGTTCACCTCGGCCGCCAACGCGGACCGCGGCACCGGTATCCCCCACTTCGAGACCAAGCACCGCGTCGAACTCCGTCTGCGGAGCCTGGGCATCCCGTGGACGGTCATCGCCCCGGGGGTCTTCATGGACAACTACACCAGCGAGTGGACGCTGAGCGGCCTGCGCGAAGGCCGGTTCGCCCTGCCGCTCCCCGCCGACCTGCGGCTGCCGTTCATCCCGGCCGCCGACATCGGCGCGTTCGCGGCGCTCGTCCTGCGGCGCCCCGAGGAGTTCGCCGGGCGGCGCATCGACATCGCGTCCGACCGCTTGACGTGCACGGAGATCGCCGAGACCCTCTCCGCCGTCTGCGGCCGACCGATCGAGTTCACGCCGGTTCCCCTGGCCCAGATCGAGGCGCACTCGGCCGATCTGGCCGCGATGTTCCGCTACTTCGCCGCCACCGGCCTCGACGTGGACGTGGAGGGCCTGCGCCGCGACCACCCCGAGGTGGGCTGGCAGACCTTCGCGGAGTGGGCGGGGGCGCAGCACTGGGATCTGGCGAGCCCTGAAGCCCGCCTCGGTAGCTGA
- a CDS encoding COG1470 family protein, with amino-acid sequence MRVLCPSLRPSPCLLSLLGLVALLSAGTPAAADEGWSVAPLGTGRPYFYAEGTPGTVLQDTLSVRNPTARTLNVRLSGGSWLTLAVPEVDVPARTRADVPFTVRIPDGTPPGDRTTTISARALGRTATVRVQLRVGGPRLPALTVEHVRVRGDRIAYELVNRGTTDLVPTLAVRADGVLGPLLDRAPRTLPVHLPPGRRLALTEPWSERPVFDAVDVRLTVTAADGTVRDEAGASVRFVPWGGVAGVAGVLCAGGALGVVRRLRRRKRRDEPPCEHAELAAETDELTGAMT; translated from the coding sequence ATGCGTGTCCTCTGCCCCAGCCTCAGACCCAGCCCCTGCCTCCTCAGCCTCCTTGGCCTCGTCGCGCTGCTGTCCGCGGGGACGCCGGCCGCGGCCGACGAGGGCTGGTCCGTCGCGCCCCTGGGCACCGGCCGGCCGTACTTCTACGCGGAGGGCACCCCAGGAACGGTTCTCCAGGACACCCTCTCCGTCCGCAACCCGACGGCGCGGACCCTCAACGTGCGGCTGAGCGGCGGCAGTTGGCTCACCCTTGCCGTCCCGGAGGTCGACGTCCCCGCCCGTACCCGCGCCGACGTGCCCTTCACGGTACGCATCCCCGACGGCACGCCTCCCGGCGACCGCACCACCACGATCAGCGCCCGCGCCCTGGGCCGGACCGCGACGGTGCGCGTCCAACTCCGGGTCGGGGGACCCCGGTTGCCCGCGCTGACCGTCGAGCACGTGAGGGTACGCGGCGACCGTATCGCGTACGAGCTGGTCAACCGCGGTACCACCGACCTGGTCCCGACGCTCGCCGTCCGCGCGGACGGCGTCCTCGGCCCCCTCCTCGACCGGGCACCGCGCACTCTCCCCGTACACCTGCCCCCGGGCCGCCGCCTCGCCCTCACCGAACCCTGGTCCGAGCGCCCGGTGTTCGATGCGGTCGACGTCCGTCTGACGGTCACCGCGGCGGACGGGACGGTACGCGACGAGGCGGGCGCGTCGGTGCGGTTCGTGCCGTGGGGCGGGGTGGCGGGGGTCGCGGGGGTGCTGTGTGCGGGCGGAGCCCTCGGGGTCGTACGACGGCTGAGGCGGCGTAAGCGACGCGATGAACCGCCGTGCGAACACGCGGAGTTGGCGGCGGAGACGGACGAGCTGACGGGGGCGATGACGTGA
- a CDS encoding ATP-binding protein, with protein sequence MRRRLIQSTLAVVLVVIAVFGVSLVIVETRTISSSAQDRVDSEAVRLASIVDSRILGDEQINSKVLRGLVTGDRYAVVRIPGRAPIEVGDQPVGDVISAEEDGEEGETVRVEEPRSSVTREVGRTLLIIGAVALLAVIAAVLLAVRQANRLASPLTDLAETAERLGSGDPRPRHKRYGVPELDRVADVLDSSAERIARMLTAERRLAADASHQLRTPLTALSMRLEEITLTDDLDTVKEEATIALTQVERLTDVVERLLTNARDPRTGSAVSFDLDEVIQQQLAEWRPAYRSAGRAIVSSGKRHLQAVGTPGAVAQVLAALIENSLMHGGGTVALRTRVIGNQAVIEVTDEGPGVPADLGARIFERAISGRNSTGIGLAVARDLAEADAGRLELLQQQPPVFGLFLSRNPLKKPQGDEEERTVR encoded by the coding sequence GTGCGTCGTCGTCTTATTCAGTCCACCCTTGCTGTTGTGCTCGTGGTGATCGCCGTGTTCGGTGTGTCGCTTGTCATCGTCGAGACGCGGACGATCAGTTCCAGCGCCCAGGATCGGGTGGACTCCGAGGCCGTGCGGCTGGCCAGCATCGTGGACAGTCGCATCCTCGGCGACGAGCAGATCAACTCCAAGGTCCTGCGCGGCCTCGTCACCGGTGACCGGTACGCCGTCGTGCGCATCCCCGGCCGCGCGCCGATCGAGGTCGGGGACCAGCCCGTCGGTGACGTCATCTCCGCCGAGGAGGACGGCGAGGAGGGCGAGACCGTCCGGGTCGAGGAACCCCGTTCCTCCGTGACCCGCGAGGTCGGCCGCACCCTGCTGATCATCGGCGCCGTCGCGCTGCTCGCCGTCATCGCCGCCGTCCTGCTCGCCGTACGGCAGGCGAACCGGCTCGCCTCACCGCTCACCGACCTCGCCGAGACCGCCGAACGCCTCGGCTCCGGCGACCCGCGCCCCCGTCACAAGCGGTACGGCGTCCCGGAGCTCGACCGGGTCGCGGATGTGCTGGACAGCTCGGCGGAACGTATCGCCCGGATGCTCACCGCCGAACGCCGGCTGGCCGCGGACGCCTCCCACCAGCTGCGTACGCCCCTCACCGCCCTGTCCATGCGCCTTGAGGAGATCACCCTCACCGACGACCTGGACACGGTGAAGGAGGAGGCCACGATCGCGCTCACGCAGGTCGAACGCCTCACGGACGTCGTCGAGCGGCTCCTCACCAACGCGCGCGACCCGCGCACCGGCTCCGCCGTCTCCTTCGACCTCGACGAGGTCATCCAGCAGCAGCTCGCCGAGTGGCGCCCCGCCTACCGCAGCGCGGGCCGGGCCATAGTCAGCTCCGGTAAACGGCATCTGCAGGCCGTCGGCACGCCGGGCGCGGTGGCCCAGGTGCTGGCCGCCCTGATCGAGAACTCCCTCATGCACGGTGGCGGCACCGTCGCCCTGCGCACCCGCGTCATCGGCAACCAGGCCGTGATCGAGGTCACTGACGAGGGCCCCGGCGTCCCGGCCGACCTCGGCGCCCGGATCTTCGAGCGCGCGATCAGCGGCCGCAACTCCACGGGCATCGGCCTCGCGGTCGCACGCGACCTCGCGGAGGCCGACGCGGGCCGCCTGGAGCTGCTCCAGCAGCAGCCGCCGGTCTTCGGCCTGTTCCTGTCCCGCAACCCGCTGAAGAAGCCGCAGGGGGACGAGGAGGAGCGGACGGTCCGGTAA
- a CDS encoding 5-(carboxyamino)imidazole ribonucleotide synthase: protein MTFPVVGMVGGGQLARMTHEAGIPLGIRFKLLSDTPQESAAQVVGDVVIGDYRDLETLRAFAQGCDVITFDHEHVPTEHLRALEADGIPVRPGPDALVHAQDKGVMRAKLDEIGVPCPRHRIVRDVADVVAFAAEGLSEGAQGDGFPVVLKTVRGGYDGKGVWVVRSEADAADPFRAGVPVLAEEKVDFVRELAANVVRSPHGQAVAYPVVESQQVDGVCDTVIAPAPGIAEELTLQATELALRIAKELGVVGHLAVELFETRDGRILVNELAMRPHNSGHWTQDGAITSQFANHVRAVLDLPLGDPRPRAKWTVMANVLGGDYPDMYSAYLHCMARDPQLKIHMYGKDVKPGRKVGHVNTYGDDLDDVLERARHAAGYLRGTITE, encoded by the coding sequence GTGACGTTCCCGGTAGTCGGCATGGTCGGCGGGGGGCAGCTCGCTCGTATGACACACGAGGCGGGCATCCCGCTCGGCATCAGGTTCAAGCTTCTCAGTGACACCCCGCAGGAGTCCGCGGCGCAGGTCGTAGGTGATGTCGTCATCGGCGACTACCGCGACCTGGAGACGCTGCGCGCCTTCGCGCAGGGGTGCGATGTGATCACCTTCGATCACGAACACGTCCCGACCGAGCATCTACGGGCCCTGGAGGCGGACGGCATCCCCGTCCGCCCCGGCCCCGACGCGCTCGTGCACGCCCAGGACAAGGGCGTGATGCGAGCGAAGCTCGACGAGATCGGGGTGCCGTGCCCGCGCCATCGCATCGTGCGCGATGTCGCGGACGTGGTGGCCTTCGCAGCCGAGGGTCTCTCCGAAGGTGCCCAGGGCGACGGTTTCCCGGTTGTCCTCAAGACCGTCCGCGGCGGGTACGACGGCAAGGGTGTGTGGGTCGTCCGCTCCGAGGCGGACGCCGCCGACCCCTTCAGGGCCGGCGTCCCGGTCCTGGCCGAGGAGAAGGTCGACTTCGTACGGGAGCTGGCGGCGAACGTCGTCCGCTCTCCGCACGGTCAGGCGGTCGCCTACCCGGTCGTCGAATCGCAGCAGGTCGACGGCGTGTGCGACACGGTCATCGCCCCGGCGCCCGGCATAGCGGAGGAGCTGACCCTCCAGGCCACGGAACTGGCCCTGCGCATCGCCAAGGAACTCGGCGTGGTCGGCCACCTGGCCGTCGAACTGTTCGAGACCCGGGACGGTCGCATCCTCGTCAACGAACTGGCGATGCGCCCGCACAACTCGGGCCACTGGACCCAGGACGGCGCGATCACCAGCCAGTTCGCCAACCACGTCCGCGCGGTCCTCGACCTCCCGCTCGGCGACCCGCGCCCCCGCGCCAAGTGGACGGTCATGGCGAACGTCCTGGGCGGCGACTACCCCGACATGTACTCCGCGTACCTGCACTGCATGGCCCGCGACCCCCAGCTGAAGATCCACATGTACGGCAAGGACGTGAAGCCCGGCCGCAAGGTGGGCCACGTCAACACCTACGGCGACGACCTCGACGACGTGCTGGAGCGCGCCCGTCACGCAGCCGGCTACCTGAGAGGCACGATCACAGAATGA
- a CDS encoding GtrA family protein: MERGSKGGSEGLHTKPRSAVRRRFDQFAAEVAKFGAVGTAGLLVNLLVFNLVRNTTDLPVVRASVTATVVAICSNYIGFRYFTYRDRDKSGRTKELTLFLLFSAVGLVIENGVLYAATYGFGLDSPLQSNVFKFVGIGVATLFRFWSYRTWVFRTLPAREAVASAESFLEETDPASLPEGRTAPERRTQRQHVG; encoded by the coding sequence ATGGAACGTGGTTCCAAAGGTGGTTCCGAGGGGCTTCATACGAAGCCCCGGAGCGCCGTACGCCGGCGATTCGACCAGTTCGCGGCCGAGGTGGCGAAGTTCGGCGCGGTGGGCACGGCGGGGCTTCTCGTCAACCTGTTGGTGTTCAACCTGGTGCGCAACACGACGGACCTGCCGGTCGTCCGCGCCAGTGTGACCGCCACGGTCGTCGCGATCTGCTCGAACTACATCGGCTTCCGCTACTTCACGTACCGGGACCGCGACAAGAGCGGCCGTACGAAGGAACTGACGCTGTTCCTGCTGTTCAGCGCGGTCGGACTGGTCATCGAGAACGGCGTGCTCTACGCGGCGACGTACGGTTTCGGCCTGGACAGCCCGCTGCAGAGCAACGTCTTCAAGTTCGTCGGGATCGGCGTCGCGACCCTGTTCCGGTTCTGGTCGTACCGTACGTGGGTGTTCCGTACGCTTCCGGCGCGTGAGGCGGTCGCCAGCGCCGAATCGTTCCTGGAAGAGACGGACCCGGCATCTCTTCCGGAGGGACGGACGGCTCCCGAGCGCCGGACGCAGCGCCAGCACGTCGGCTGA
- a CDS encoding MarR family winged helix-turn-helix transcriptional regulator: MPRDDRTAGLELDSRRYVASYVLFNQAVADHLGMHPTDVQCLSLLGIEPGPFTTGRIAELTGLTSGSATRLVDRLERAGYVTRQRDEEDRRRVLVVPVAAAMRRLGEFWDSLAEGWLATFEGYTEQELALLGRHMRRTTELAQRQIEYLRALPTEPR, encoded by the coding sequence GTGCCCCGAGACGACCGGACGGCCGGCCTGGAGCTGGACTCCCGGCGGTATGTGGCCTCGTACGTGCTGTTCAACCAGGCGGTCGCCGACCACCTCGGGATGCACCCGACGGACGTGCAGTGCCTCAGCCTGCTCGGCATCGAGCCCGGCCCCTTCACGACCGGCAGGATCGCCGAGCTGACCGGCCTCACCAGCGGCTCGGCGACCCGGCTCGTCGACCGCCTGGAGAGGGCCGGGTACGTCACCCGGCAGCGGGACGAGGAGGACCGGCGACGGGTACTGGTCGTGCCGGTGGCCGCGGCCATGCGGCGCCTCGGCGAGTTCTGGGACTCGCTCGCCGAGGGCTGGCTGGCGACGTTCGAGGGCTACACCGAGCAGGAGCTGGCCCTGCTCGGCCGGCACATGCGCCGCACGACCGAACTCGCCCAGCGGCAGATCGAGTATCTGCGTGCCCTGCCCACGGAGCCGAGGTGA